The following coding sequences lie in one Lacerta agilis isolate rLacAgi1 chromosome 4, rLacAgi1.pri, whole genome shotgun sequence genomic window:
- the LOC117045459 gene encoding galactosylgalactosylxylosylprotein 3-beta-glucuronosyltransferase 1-like, whose product MLRRRNLLTTLLIALPWGLLLTLWHQYPTTRYLSLLRKETDENVTAKSLFNNSTSLAREDGLSSCARQPAVGAAPKIIRSYVYSRPPPWSEALPAIFVITPTYSRPVQKAELTRLANTFLHVQNLHWVVVEDSPRRTNLVSNLLEKTGINFTHLNVETPKSLKNPSWLPSHKPRGTLQRNLGLHWLRENFGTTPPPEGVVYFADDDNTYSLELFEEMRYTKKVSVWPVAFAGGLRYESPKVSPAGKVVGWKVVFDPNRPFAIDMAGFAISLRLILEKPQATFKLDGVKEGYQETSLLKDLVTMDGLEPRAANCTKVLVWHTRTERPTLVNEGKRGFTDPRVEV is encoded by the exons ATGCTGAGGAGACGTAACCTTCTCACTACACTTCTGATTGCTTTGCCATGGGGTCTTCTTCTTACATTGTGGCATCAGTACCCAACTACCCGCTACCTCAGCCTTCTGAGAA AGGAAACAGATGAAAATGTGACGGCCAAATCTCTCTTCAATAATAGCACATCGCTCGCGAGGGAGGATGGACTCTCATCATGTGCTCGGCAGCCAGCTGTTGGGGCAGCTCCAAAAATAATCCGGAGCTATGTGTACTCCAGGCCTCCCCCATGGTCAGAGGCTCTGCCTGCCATCTTTGTGATCACCCCTACCTACAGCCGGCCAGTGCAGAAGGCTGAGCTGACCCGTCTGGCCAATACTTTCCTCCACGTGCAGAACCTCcactgggtggtggtggaagactCTCCCAGAAGGACCAACCTAGTATCCAATCTGCTGGAGAAGACAGGGATCAATTTTACGCACCTGAACGTTGAGACTCCTAAGAGTCTGAAGAATCCTTCCTGGCTCCCATCTCACAAACCGAGGGGCACGTTGCAGAGGAATCTTGGGCTGCATTGGCTGAGGGAGAATTTCGGCACCACACCACCACCAGAGGGTGTGGTCTACTTTGCTGATGACGACAACACCTATAGCCTGGAGCTCTTTGAAGAG ATGCGCTACACAAAGAAGGTGTCTGTCTGGCCAGTTGCCTTTGCCGGGGGCCTCAGGTACGAGTCCCCAAAGGTGAGCCCGGCAGGCAAAGTGGTGGGCTGGAAGGTCGTGTTTGACCCTAACCGGCCCTTTGCCATCGACATGGCTGGCTTTGCCATCAGCCTCAGGCTGATCCTGGAGAAGCCTCAGGCCACTTTCAAGCTGGACGGAGTGAAAGAAGGTTACCAAGAAACTAGCCTGCTGAAGGATCTGGTCACGATGGATGGACTGGAGCCCAGAGCTGCCAACTGCACAAAG GTCCTGGTCTGGCACACGAGGACAGAAAGGCCAACACTGGTTAATGAAGGCAAACGCGGATTCACAGATCCAAGGGTGGAGGTGTAA